From a region of the Thiomicrorhabdus sp. genome:
- the rlmN gene encoding 23S rRNA (adenine(2503)-C(2))-methyltransferase RlmN — protein sequence MNQMDTNLINKSSEQPQKIDLLGMDRQAMESFFASIGEKPFRAGQVMKWIHQFGVSEFEEMTNLSKALREKLANVAQVRTPKIVAEQLSEDGTIKWLLEVDNHNSVETVFIPEKNRGTLCISSQVGCALECSFCSTGQQGFNRNLENWEIIAQMWVANKALGCKPKEERRISNVVFMGMGEPLLNVTHTFPVARILMDDFAYGLSKRRVTISTAGVVPAIDKIKEEVDVSLAISLHAPNNPLRDELVPINQKYPLEQLMPSLHRYVEGGHSKKHVTVEYVMLDKINDRVEHAHQLVELLADLPCKVNLIPFNPFPNTDYQRSSNNAIHKFRAILEEGGLNVTVRKTRGDDIDAACGQLAGKVSDRTKRTQHRVEFAGNVLNKV from the coding sequence ATGAATCAAATGGATACTAATCTTATTAATAAAAGCTCTGAACAGCCCCAAAAGATTGATTTGTTGGGTATGGATAGACAGGCAATGGAGTCTTTTTTTGCTTCAATAGGCGAAAAACCTTTCAGAGCTGGACAGGTGATGAAGTGGATTCATCAATTTGGTGTTAGTGAATTTGAAGAGATGACAAATCTCAGTAAAGCTCTTAGAGAAAAACTTGCTAATGTCGCTCAGGTAAGAACTCCAAAAATTGTTGCTGAGCAACTTTCTGAAGATGGCACGATTAAATGGCTATTAGAAGTAGATAATCACAATTCAGTAGAAACCGTTTTTATACCCGAAAAAAACCGCGGTACCTTATGCATTTCTTCTCAAGTCGGTTGTGCCTTAGAGTGTAGTTTTTGCTCAACAGGGCAGCAAGGTTTTAATCGAAACCTAGAAAATTGGGAAATTATTGCCCAAATGTGGGTCGCGAACAAAGCATTAGGCTGTAAACCAAAAGAAGAAAGACGTATTTCAAATGTCGTGTTTATGGGTATGGGGGAACCTCTTTTGAATGTAACCCACACCTTTCCCGTAGCTCGAATTTTAATGGATGATTTTGCATACGGATTGTCTAAGCGACGCGTTACAATTAGTACAGCAGGTGTTGTTCCAGCGATAGATAAGATAAAAGAAGAAGTTGATGTGAGCTTGGCAATTTCATTGCATGCTCCTAATAACCCTTTAAGAGATGAGCTGGTTCCTATCAACCAAAAATACCCTCTAGAACAATTAATGCCGAGTTTGCATAGATATGTTGAAGGTGGTCACAGTAAAAAACATGTGACAGTTGAATATGTGATGTTGGATAAAATTAATGACAGAGTGGAGCATGCACATCAGTTAGTAGAGTTATTAGCTGACTTGCCTTGTAAAGTAAACCTGATTCCATTTAACCCTTTTCCTAATACGGATTATCAACGTTCATCGAATAATGCCATTCATAAGTTCAGGGCTATTTTAGAAGAAGGTGGGTTAAATGTAACGGTTAGAAAAACTCGTGGTGATGATATAGATGCCGCTTGTGGTCAGCTAGCTGGAAAGGTTTCAGATAGAACAAAACGAACTCAGCATCGGGTTGAATTTGCTGGTAACGTCCTAAATAAAGTTTAA
- a CDS encoding helix-turn-helix domain-containing protein, whose product MTDTVEEGNEQLIELLQKAREQQNISIDEAAEKLNLSVKQLEKFEESDLDLTTLSTFERGYLRNYAFLLGVNIEKFEEQFPRGMSVGAELQSIQRDNFKTRKPIKIGRFFKFIFFVALIILVIWVLSTLGIDFSQSDLGKTLEKATEISLPEPNK is encoded by the coding sequence ATGACGGATACTGTTGAAGAAGGTAATGAGCAACTAATAGAGCTACTGCAAAAGGCAAGAGAACAACAAAATATCTCGATTGATGAAGCGGCCGAAAAACTCAATTTATCCGTTAAGCAGCTAGAAAAATTTGAAGAGTCTGACTTGGATTTAACGACATTATCGACTTTTGAACGTGGTTATCTTAGAAATTATGCTTTTTTGTTAGGTGTAAATATTGAAAAGTTTGAAGAGCAGTTTCCTCGAGGTATGAGTGTTGGAGCAGAGCTCCAGTCAATTCAACGTGATAACTTTAAAACCCGAAAGCCTATTAAAATAGGTCGTTTTTTCAAGTTCATATTTTTTGTTGCTTTGATTATATTGGTGATTTGGGTTTTATCTACATTAGGTATCGACTTTTCACAATCAGATCTTGGTAAGACGTTAGAAAAGGCAACAGAAATTTCATTGCCTGAACCAAATAAATAA
- the hisS gene encoding histidine--tRNA ligase yields MAKQISAIRGMNDIYGEDSNAFDYLINTAENALKQYGYHSIRLPIVEKTELFARSIGEVTDIVEKEMYTFEDRNGDSLTLRPEGTAGCVRAIVQNGLAYNQIQKLYYTGPMFRYERPQKGRYRQFHQFGVEVFGLATADIDAELIVLTARLWEQLGLDNLELQINSLGSQEARASYRETLVDYLLQHKESLDEDSLRRLESNPLRILDTKNPDMKTIVDAAPKLIDHLDEESKVHFDMVKSYLDDLGIEYVVNPNLVRGLDYYNRTVFEWVTTELGAQGTVCAGGRYDSLVEQIGGKSVPAVGFAMGIERLVALLIDKELVPTLNKADLFIVAVGDAASRPGLVISEMVRDAFPHLNVQMNCGGGSFKSQFKKADKSGASYALVMGEQEVNDKVVAVKPLRAEAEQQTILLSELTNHLQSIFN; encoded by the coding sequence ATGGCAAAACAGATTTCAGCAATCAGAGGCATGAACGATATTTATGGTGAGGATTCAAACGCTTTTGATTATTTAATTAACACTGCTGAAAATGCATTAAAACAATATGGTTATCATTCAATTCGATTACCTATTGTAGAAAAAACCGAATTATTTGCTCGCTCTATTGGTGAAGTGACCGATATTGTTGAAAAAGAAATGTACACCTTTGAAGACCGAAATGGTGATAGTTTAACGCTACGTCCAGAGGGTACTGCAGGTTGTGTTAGAGCTATTGTGCAAAATGGACTCGCATATAATCAAATTCAAAAACTGTATTACACTGGGCCAATGTTTAGATATGAGCGTCCGCAAAAAGGACGATATCGTCAATTTCATCAATTTGGTGTTGAAGTTTTTGGCTTGGCGACAGCAGATATCGATGCCGAGTTAATTGTTCTTACCGCTCGTTTATGGGAGCAACTTGGTTTAGATAATTTGGAATTGCAAATTAACTCTCTTGGTAGTCAAGAAGCCAGAGCAAGTTATCGTGAAACTTTAGTGGACTATCTTTTGCAGCATAAAGAGAGTTTAGATGAAGACAGTCTTAGACGTTTAGAAAGTAATCCATTACGTATTCTGGATACAAAAAATCCAGATATGAAAACTATTGTTGATGCAGCTCCTAAGTTAATTGATCATCTAGATGAAGAATCTAAAGTACATTTTGATATGGTTAAGTCTTACTTAGACGATTTAGGCATTGAATATGTTGTTAATCCTAACTTAGTGCGAGGACTGGATTATTATAATCGTACAGTTTTCGAGTGGGTTACTACAGAACTGGGTGCTCAAGGAACAGTTTGTGCCGGTGGTCGCTACGATAGCCTGGTGGAACAAATTGGTGGTAAATCTGTTCCGGCAGTAGGTTTTGCTATGGGGATTGAGCGTTTAGTTGCTCTTCTTATCGATAAAGAACTGGTACCTACACTAAACAAAGCAGATCTTTTTATTGTTGCTGTTGGTGATGCAGCTTCAAGACCAGGCCTGGTAATTTCTGAAATGGTTAGAGATGCATTTCCACACCTTAATGTTCAAATGAATTGTGGTGGTGGAAGTTTTAAAAGCCAGTTTAAAAAAGCCGATAAGTCTGGAGCAAGTTACGCTTTGGTGATGGGGGAGCAAGAGGTTAATGACAAAGTTGTTGCGGTAAAACCATTGCGAGCAGAAGCTGAACAGCAAACTATCTTGTTGAGTGAATTAACCAATCACTTACAGTCAATTTTTAACTAA